Proteins encoded by one window of Pseudomonas coleopterorum:
- the dpdH gene encoding protein DpdH: MSLINYWPTSDHILQCIRTEAEELAEHVLLAVHEPMQLLRIGNGAEQQCTEADLLKHFLEVERPIPLIGRSGVGKSHLIRWLEAQLKLQSQSVNWHIVRIPKNSSLRQVLEVLLDGLEGDAFDSARLRIQSVGEMLRTEEVADLLLTFMSQQLRRLNDDVEKERLSYKENPHAARELPVEKTLRWRTVLAHTNPGCGLSELITDPNFKKSLLNPKHCIYQFASRLTQGATDQELSRNDYQIIAEDLDFSFNLDDLSQSARQYVSRAQLNTNRQAQEAAASVLNEVLGESTRTAFRHLFSFNGGSFVDLFKDIRRTLKVQGRTLVVLVEDMAAISAIEDVLIDSLLEEAVRDEKQELCTLRSAIAVTDGYQGYLRRQDTIQTRAQYEWLIRDHGQSREQTLERIVDFCGRYLNAARHGSAKLKASWLERSTEPDWPPVWEDSEGPPEELQAFGLSPSGVPLFPFNRNAISALVGHYCSDDEELKFNPRQVLNQIVLRVLRDHRQACNERRFPPAEFAGIKGGAGLIDLYRLDQPARCETVAAIWGHGCRSIAELQQDLDWRVANVFGLDELASLLKEVQPVGFVRPPARTVKGPKNTKTAVEPKGPKPDPDQHRLEEVVSEWFQRKRKLEQEESKKLRNALNKMYQQYAHSDWFGLGARPELLSGNFVYINIPFSITGNRTTNLVSFCQEEDFDDPQKAAVLKGVTLALLRYETANPKPGGIGWQYDGGFEDYLRYQNFAAYWVPQVLETLALMERSKLHEVLFEQLSLVPVLGLWRTASNDRQRLNELLTPAKKVLESLPTPASPGLLELRTRALDEWEGKRDAWLKLVAANDHGVDGELALKSFKEASKIGFGQKLARNDRQITQELQSSFNILSVLDGYSRYEQFCSLLDEMSEIVRGISEEGRHYPTHIPEVPNSKKMLEVLSALRSGEVWVAVKTFLLFWKESELSRRLQLINQVDGDSLQKAVQSFAAWDKFEAYVSPRLENESREFGLDILEKSQARVTELLMVLTGTLTGLLEECREQS; encoded by the coding sequence ATGAGTCTGATCAATTACTGGCCGACTTCAGACCATATTCTCCAGTGTATCCGTACGGAGGCAGAGGAATTAGCTGAGCACGTACTCTTAGCGGTGCATGAACCTATGCAATTGCTTCGGATAGGTAACGGAGCAGAGCAGCAATGCACTGAAGCCGATTTGCTAAAGCACTTTCTTGAGGTAGAACGGCCGATTCCTTTAATCGGCCGTTCTGGCGTCGGTAAGTCTCATCTGATTCGCTGGTTGGAAGCCCAGCTAAAACTGCAGTCGCAATCCGTCAACTGGCACATTGTTCGCATTCCAAAGAATTCGAGTTTACGCCAGGTGTTGGAAGTTCTACTGGATGGTTTGGAAGGCGACGCGTTTGACAGTGCGCGTCTACGTATTCAGTCGGTAGGTGAAATGCTGAGGACTGAGGAGGTCGCAGATTTGTTGCTGACTTTCATGTCCCAGCAACTGCGGCGACTCAATGACGATGTCGAAAAAGAAAGGCTATCTTACAAGGAAAATCCACACGCCGCCCGAGAATTACCTGTTGAAAAAACGCTACGTTGGCGAACTGTGCTCGCGCACACAAATCCGGGTTGTGGTCTTTCAGAATTGATTACCGACCCTAACTTTAAGAAAAGTTTGCTTAACCCAAAACACTGTATTTATCAGTTTGCAAGTCGTTTGACTCAGGGCGCTACCGATCAAGAGTTGAGCCGAAACGATTACCAAATCATTGCCGAGGATTTGGACTTCAGTTTCAACCTCGATGACTTATCGCAAAGCGCTCGGCAGTATGTCAGTAGGGCCCAGTTGAACACCAATAGGCAGGCGCAAGAAGCAGCGGCAAGTGTTCTAAATGAGGTGCTGGGAGAGTCCACCAGAACAGCCTTTCGCCATTTGTTCAGTTTCAATGGCGGTAGTTTTGTAGATCTTTTCAAAGACATTCGTCGTACGTTGAAGGTCCAAGGTCGTACCTTGGTCGTTCTAGTGGAGGATATGGCGGCGATTTCTGCTATCGAGGATGTGCTGATCGATAGCCTTCTGGAAGAGGCTGTTAGGGATGAAAAGCAGGAACTGTGTACGCTTCGCTCGGCTATCGCGGTAACGGATGGTTACCAAGGGTATCTACGGAGGCAGGACACGATTCAGACACGTGCACAATATGAGTGGCTGATACGTGATCATGGCCAGAGTCGCGAGCAAACGCTGGAGCGTATCGTTGATTTCTGTGGTCGCTACCTTAACGCTGCCCGTCACGGCAGTGCAAAGTTGAAAGCGTCTTGGTTAGAGCGCTCGACCGAACCTGATTGGCCGCCAGTTTGGGAGGATTCAGAAGGTCCGCCGGAGGAACTTCAAGCGTTCGGTCTTTCGCCTTCTGGTGTACCGCTATTTCCATTCAATCGTAACGCGATCAGTGCGTTGGTGGGGCACTATTGTAGCGACGACGAAGAGTTGAAGTTCAATCCCCGTCAAGTCTTGAACCAGATAGTGTTGCGTGTATTACGTGATCACCGTCAGGCTTGCAATGAACGTCGATTTCCGCCGGCGGAGTTTGCCGGCATCAAGGGCGGTGCTGGATTGATCGATCTGTATAGGCTCGACCAGCCTGCACGTTGCGAAACCGTAGCTGCAATTTGGGGCCATGGTTGCCGATCAATTGCAGAGTTGCAGCAGGACTTGGATTGGCGTGTGGCAAACGTATTCGGGCTAGATGAATTGGCATCTTTGTTGAAAGAGGTCCAGCCTGTCGGTTTTGTTCGCCCTCCGGCGCGGACAGTCAAGGGCCCAAAAAATACTAAGACGGCGGTAGAGCCAAAAGGACCAAAACCCGATCCCGATCAGCATCGATTGGAAGAGGTTGTTTCAGAGTGGTTCCAGCGCAAGAGGAAGTTGGAGCAAGAAGAGTCCAAAAAGTTAAGAAACGCCTTGAACAAGATGTATCAGCAATATGCTCATTCTGACTGGTTCGGTTTAGGGGCGCGGCCGGAATTACTGAGTGGGAACTTTGTTTATATAAATATTCCATTTTCCATCACAGGGAACAGAACCACTAATCTGGTGAGTTTTTGCCAGGAAGAAGACTTCGACGACCCTCAAAAGGCAGCTGTTTTGAAGGGGGTTACGCTGGCGCTACTACGCTACGAAACCGCCAACCCGAAACCCGGAGGGATAGGTTGGCAATACGATGGTGGATTCGAAGATTATTTGCGCTATCAAAATTTCGCCGCCTATTGGGTCCCTCAGGTTCTAGAAACGCTTGCGCTAATGGAACGCTCAAAACTACATGAGGTATTGTTTGAACAGTTGAGCTTAGTTCCAGTTTTGGGGTTGTGGCGTACTGCATCCAATGATCGTCAACGACTCAATGAGTTGCTTACTCCGGCAAAAAAGGTCTTGGAGTCATTGCCTACACCTGCTTCTCCCGGATTGCTAGAGCTTCGCACAAGGGCGTTGGATGAATGGGAAGGAAAGCGAGACGCCTGGTTGAAATTGGTTGCTGCCAATGACCATGGTGTGGATGGAGAGTTGGCGCTCAAGTCATTTAAAGAGGCTAGTAAGATCGGTTTTGGGCAGAAGTTAGCCCGGAATGATAGGCAAATTACCCAGGAATTGCAGTCGTCTTTTAATATATTGTCCGTTCTTGATGGTTATTCCCGGTACGAGCAATTTTGCTCCTTGCTGGATGAAATGTCTGAGATTGTTCGTGGCATCAGTGAGGAGGGGCGTCATTATCCTACTCACATTCCAGAGGTGCCGAATTCTAAGAAGATGCTAGAGGTCTTGAGCGCTCTACGATCGGGCGAGGTTTGGGTTGCAGTCAAGACTTTTCTTTTGTTTTGGAAGGAATCCGAATTGTCCAGGAGGCTGCAACTGATCAATCAAGTTGACGGAGACAGTCTGCAAAAGGCAGTTCAGTCATTTGCGGCGTGGGATAAGTTTGAAGCATATGTATCGCCGCGGCTGGAAAATGAGAGTCGCGAATTTGGTCTGGATATTTTGGAGAAGTCACAAGCGAGAGTTACTGAGTTATTGATGGTGTTGACTGGTACTTTGACGGGGTTGTTGGAGGAATGCCGTGAGCAGTCTTGA
- the dpdF gene encoding protein DpdF gives MIQAQWNALQRALLAQEHQSEQSVVEPYFLRLLIVFGDAKAGSADRAVACRDAFGCAQAHGCTDLLLQLPAGSVEKQHLFRVGLTQDPLTDRIRLEVAFEETDLAVYRRQRRRFLHQPQIDVALSSALGRVGFSSYNGHGQQTAVRALLTSPDDSTVFINLPTGCGKTLAVHALSLFAYRQKVVLVIAPTTGLSIEQAARAGEVLEAAGCGHGGSYVWIGGQAEAERREIRERLHCGSQRILFCAPESAISGLRPLLFQLAAKGLLGALVIDEAHLVGQWGAEFRPDFQLLAPLFHSLREYSSSAIRTLLMSATFNVAALEVLKEAFVPEGKKAIDINGSFLRPEVNFNVRRVFAEEEHRQVVLDMLWRLPRPLILYTTTRADAKNWRDLLAEQGFRRLGLFHGETNTQERKRLIDQWQDDHLDIMVATSAFGVGMDKSDVRSVLHAAVPENLDRFYQEAGRAGRDGNACWSWLVFYPEQIKVAEGISRARLISSELGLDRWNALLQTRQRSSDGCFSVSLSMFRRDLKRRSEGNAEWNVRTLLLMQRAGLIRLRYSPPEAVYESAVVTDTDELKSDNYFDRIDIQILIDAHQSEDIWQRHVDPQRTHEKQAMEENFAGLRRWLDDPDQSLCRLLEEFYRLDGFSPERSCGGCPGCRAQGRGPFTPTLSASSHVTGIVPPATPKWMPEFQLQRIHYRAESYRSVNPRALIHNWRRWMVTLLRSQQVQAVRASRAFLDEIQTDAGFRTLPFWCALEPFDSAGSWTELVLLMPEESHLPAGGYDAPARLIVAPETLSDPNHPYRNWWECDTRSKDLVDFEREI, from the coding sequence ATGATTCAAGCCCAATGGAACGCCTTGCAGAGAGCTCTGCTGGCGCAAGAGCATCAATCCGAGCAGTCTGTCGTAGAGCCGTACTTTCTCCGCCTGCTGATAGTGTTCGGCGACGCCAAGGCGGGCTCGGCCGATCGTGCCGTCGCTTGCCGTGATGCTTTCGGCTGTGCTCAAGCTCATGGCTGCACTGATTTGCTGCTTCAACTGCCTGCCGGTTCCGTTGAAAAGCAACACCTATTCCGAGTGGGGCTGACTCAAGATCCGTTGACCGACCGGATCAGGTTAGAGGTTGCTTTCGAAGAAACGGATTTGGCAGTTTACAGACGTCAACGTCGCCGATTCCTGCACCAACCTCAAATAGACGTGGCCTTGAGCAGTGCTTTGGGCCGTGTTGGATTCAGTAGCTACAATGGCCATGGTCAGCAAACTGCGGTTCGGGCCTTGCTGACCTCTCCGGATGACAGCACGGTCTTCATCAATCTGCCGACAGGTTGCGGCAAGACTCTGGCCGTCCATGCTTTGAGTTTGTTTGCCTATCGGCAGAAAGTGGTGCTTGTGATTGCGCCTACGACCGGACTTTCCATCGAGCAGGCCGCGCGCGCAGGAGAAGTGCTGGAGGCCGCAGGATGCGGACACGGTGGTAGCTACGTGTGGATCGGTGGCCAGGCGGAAGCGGAGCGTCGGGAGATACGGGAGCGCCTGCATTGCGGCAGTCAACGGATCTTGTTCTGTGCCCCCGAGTCCGCCATATCGGGTCTTCGACCTCTGCTATTCCAGTTGGCTGCGAAAGGACTTCTCGGTGCGCTAGTAATCGATGAAGCACATTTGGTCGGTCAATGGGGGGCGGAGTTCCGTCCTGACTTCCAACTGCTTGCCCCTCTATTCCACTCTCTCAGGGAGTACTCATCAAGCGCCATCCGCACCTTGTTGATGTCGGCTACGTTTAATGTCGCGGCTCTGGAGGTGTTGAAAGAAGCCTTCGTTCCTGAAGGAAAGAAGGCTATAGATATCAACGGCAGTTTTTTGCGACCGGAAGTGAACTTCAATGTCCGTAGAGTCTTTGCAGAGGAAGAGCACCGGCAGGTTGTGTTGGACATGCTGTGGCGCTTGCCTCGACCTCTGATTCTCTACACAACGACTCGGGCGGATGCGAAGAACTGGCGAGACCTGCTCGCCGAGCAGGGCTTCCGGCGTCTTGGTTTGTTCCACGGCGAAACCAATACCCAAGAGCGCAAGCGCTTAATAGACCAGTGGCAGGATGACCACCTGGACATAATGGTTGCGACGTCCGCTTTCGGTGTCGGTATGGACAAGAGCGACGTCCGTTCGGTGTTGCATGCGGCAGTACCGGAAAATTTAGATCGCTTCTATCAAGAGGCTGGGCGTGCTGGGCGCGATGGCAATGCCTGCTGGTCTTGGTTGGTTTTCTACCCGGAGCAGATAAAGGTGGCAGAGGGGATATCACGAGCAAGGCTGATATCCAGTGAGTTGGGCTTGGACCGCTGGAACGCCTTGCTGCAAACCCGCCAGCGCAGCAGTGATGGTTGCTTCAGTGTTTCTCTGTCGATGTTTCGCCGCGACTTGAAACGTCGTAGCGAAGGGAACGCAGAATGGAACGTACGTACGTTGCTTTTGATGCAACGAGCAGGCCTGATTCGATTGCGCTATTCGCCGCCCGAGGCTGTTTACGAAAGCGCCGTAGTTACAGATACAGATGAACTGAAAAGTGACAACTATTTTGACCGTATCGATATACAAATCCTGATCGATGCTCATCAGTCCGAAGATATCTGGCAGCGCCATGTCGATCCTCAGCGCACCCATGAAAAACAGGCAATGGAAGAGAACTTCGCCGGTTTGCGTAGATGGTTGGATGATCCGGATCAGTCGTTGTGCCGCCTGCTGGAAGAGTTCTACAGACTGGATGGATTCAGTCCTGAACGCAGTTGCGGCGGATGCCCTGGTTGCCGCGCTCAGGGGCGGGGGCCCTTTACGCCAACGTTGAGTGCGTCTTCCCATGTGACTGGCATAGTGCCTCCTGCAACGCCGAAATGGATGCCGGAATTCCAGTTACAGAGGATCCACTACCGTGCGGAGAGTTATCGTAGCGTTAATCCTCGTGCTCTGATTCATAACTGGCGGCGATGGATGGTGACTCTCCTGCGCAGCCAGCAGGTGCAGGCTGTCCGTGCCAGTCGAGCTTTTTTGGATGAAATACAGACCGATGCTGGTTTTAGAACACTACCTTTCTGGTGTGCCCTGGAACCATTCGACAGTGCTGGAAGTTGGACTGAGTTGGTATTACTCATGCCAGAGGAAAGTCACCTACCTGCGGGAGGTTACGATGCTCCGGCAAGGCTGATAGTTGCGCCCGAGACTCTGAGCGATCCGAATCACCCGTACCGAAACTGGTGGGAATGTGATACCCGAAGCAAGGATTTGGTCGACTTCGAAAGGGAAATATAA
- the dpdG gene encoding protein DpdG: MSMVNNAHPGSSLILLNLIDRVLVRKGKPVARAELLDTLRPDLLPKSENGAKRFESNLDFWLEEGLWLQDSEGVILLPPQARDQSLASRVLELIIKNAVKGPDSVILDGTRNEPFFRAMTCLLAQRRYTFMGGDSVSSANAAEAVNSHLPGRGLNESNELSTFLAYGDFLGFLEPFGKGYLVDPTRAIEPYLERIFEGERALAVRIFVERLGDFLPLLDGGRYRRLLEPYMADWQTDASHEISAALSHALIRLESLFRLRLEKISDDSSSMRLLLPNGVQRSVSEIQYRNEVAV, translated from the coding sequence ATGTCCATGGTGAATAATGCCCACCCTGGTAGCAGTCTAATACTGCTAAATCTTATTGATCGTGTACTGGTTCGCAAAGGAAAGCCAGTTGCTCGCGCGGAGTTATTGGATACTTTGCGGCCGGACTTGCTCCCGAAAAGTGAGAATGGAGCAAAACGTTTTGAGTCAAATCTAGATTTCTGGTTGGAAGAAGGATTGTGGTTGCAGGATAGTGAAGGAGTGATCCTCTTACCCCCGCAGGCCCGAGATCAGAGTCTGGCCTCTCGGGTGCTGGAATTAATTATTAAAAACGCAGTTAAAGGACCCGACAGCGTTATTCTGGATGGCACTCGCAATGAACCGTTCTTTCGAGCCATGACCTGTTTATTGGCGCAGCGTCGTTACACTTTCATGGGGGGCGACTCGGTAAGTTCTGCTAATGCTGCTGAGGCAGTAAATAGCCATCTGCCGGGCAGAGGATTGAATGAGTCTAACGAACTCTCGACCTTCTTAGCGTACGGAGATTTTCTTGGCTTTCTAGAGCCATTCGGCAAGGGCTACCTTGTCGATCCAACACGGGCTATTGAACCCTATCTCGAACGAATCTTTGAGGGTGAGCGAGCACTGGCGGTCAGGATCTTTGTCGAGCGGTTAGGAGATTTTTTGCCACTACTGGATGGTGGGCGTTACCGAAGGTTGTTGGAACCTTACATGGCAGATTGGCAAACAGATGCCTCGCATGAAATCAGTGCCGCACTTAGCCACGCTCTAATCCGTCTGGAAAGTCTATTTCGATTGCGCTTGGAAAAGATCTCGGACGATAGTTCGAGTATGCGTCTGCTATTGCCGAATGGTGTTCAACGCTCCGTAAGTGAGATTCAATACCGTAACGAGGTGGCCGTATGA
- the dpdE gene encoding protein DpdE, with protein sequence MNQVLEVGELVLSSAFPGIGKLSRLDLEKGECEVTFFKSPLNPEARTLRVDLVDVRKTQLYEEAIVYCRDQSTGIWRRGRYGGSRPLNRHLVIFRADDNDQAVVDIDEIYCLNLGTQDLLDPSAFLAARANDAPFFFPLRQDFLEAYIEQRAACRSIGAITSSSVELEPHQIAVVRRVLQDPCPKYLLADEVGLGKTIEAGLIIREHVLQKKFDANVLIAAPASIVTQWHEELRDRFHLGELMSTKHRSEQLIRVCSHEQLVTALQEGGQPSLFVVDEMHQLAPLAWSSEQRSNDLFQVLAEACQAAEVTLLLSGTPLNGNERNFLAMLHCLSPEAYEISESGVQRFIARVKEREWLGGLYSALIPGNSNAALEQALQDLRSKFPEDQELHERIGSLMPLVDLFAEESGEEREQQIIGLRHYLGEHYRLHQRMLRNRREMGHLAQLFPGLAGLRRQYWPIEPRSMPLDLLLEEYRSQACRDPDEFQAMSSGEYLNWVDDMLGSPLLVKQRADRFDRQLAATLEATEREFLTEISKQASLEQACKDRSLIASLEIWLVENPKGKVVVFCGDEVVADHVAATLGDSLAVGIVRNNSDRDSEFLQSGSFVRVLVCDQGGEDGLNLHGGQKLAVHYSLPRSFSRVEQRLGRLNRYSANLRGIRPVKSLVLMSDHDGLLRRWLDLLDTSVGVFNQTVASLQYVLEEHLEKTWQTVARSGDEELLVCAKQLSGEGGLLDRERRRVKVQEELLALDEDVAKARDFAEKISEADEIAEEQIGRMCAWMTRGLNFRLEGDLQQQFRLGFGLDPAEPGGRTLVDVKTFIEGCITGIDPESGNPPYTASMSFSRQQASVQSGVYPFRYGQPFVDSIYELAVGDSRGATCAFLRILNSSALQAPKIFFHFKWLVTAARPDCTHQEQVIADELLAPAVHGHWLAEDGSLVKAESTLKSLEWPYKKPTGAIFQDINLRHDVWSELEFLLPAGEWKRMVLSITELSRKRIVEEIGALRGSVLESHVHLMAVHAQILCSKDLWRNE encoded by the coding sequence GTGAACCAGGTTTTAGAAGTCGGTGAGTTGGTTCTGTCCAGTGCTTTTCCTGGCATTGGCAAACTGTCGAGATTGGATCTTGAGAAGGGCGAGTGCGAAGTCACGTTCTTCAAATCCCCTTTAAATCCTGAGGCGAGGACGCTCAGGGTCGATCTAGTCGACGTTAGGAAAACTCAATTGTATGAGGAAGCCATCGTCTATTGTCGAGATCAATCGACAGGTATCTGGCGGCGTGGTCGGTACGGCGGTTCGCGGCCACTCAATCGGCATCTGGTAATTTTTCGCGCTGACGATAACGATCAAGCGGTTGTCGATATCGATGAAATCTACTGCCTGAACCTCGGAACGCAGGATTTACTCGATCCTTCGGCGTTCCTGGCGGCTAGGGCTAACGACGCGCCTTTTTTCTTCCCCCTACGCCAGGATTTCCTCGAAGCGTATATCGAGCAGCGGGCGGCTTGCCGTTCCATCGGTGCGATTACCAGCAGCAGCGTAGAGTTGGAGCCGCATCAAATTGCCGTGGTTAGGCGCGTCCTTCAGGATCCATGCCCGAAGTACCTGCTAGCGGATGAAGTGGGCTTGGGCAAGACGATCGAGGCAGGTCTGATCATCCGTGAGCACGTGCTTCAGAAAAAGTTCGACGCCAATGTTCTAATTGCAGCGCCGGCTTCTATTGTCACTCAATGGCATGAGGAGTTAAGGGACCGATTTCATCTTGGCGAGTTGATGTCTACAAAGCATCGATCGGAACAGCTGATTCGAGTATGCAGTCATGAACAGTTGGTAACGGCTTTGCAGGAGGGTGGCCAGCCTAGCTTGTTTGTCGTTGACGAGATGCATCAATTGGCGCCGCTGGCCTGGTCCTCCGAGCAACGCTCGAATGACCTGTTTCAGGTGCTGGCGGAGGCCTGCCAAGCAGCCGAGGTGACTCTGTTGTTGTCGGGAACCCCGTTAAATGGGAACGAAAGGAATTTCCTGGCGATGCTGCATTGCTTGAGTCCCGAAGCTTATGAGATCTCGGAATCGGGGGTTCAGCGTTTCATCGCTCGAGTCAAGGAGCGTGAGTGGCTTGGCGGGCTGTATAGCGCACTGATCCCGGGTAACTCGAACGCCGCATTGGAACAAGCACTACAGGATCTGCGGAGTAAATTCCCTGAGGATCAGGAGTTGCATGAGCGAATCGGCAGTTTGATGCCGTTGGTGGATCTCTTCGCCGAGGAGAGCGGCGAGGAGCGCGAGCAACAGATCATAGGCTTGCGGCATTACCTCGGAGAACACTACCGACTGCATCAGCGCATGCTTCGTAACCGCCGGGAAATGGGGCATCTCGCGCAGTTATTTCCAGGATTGGCTGGTTTGCGCCGTCAATATTGGCCGATAGAACCACGCAGCATGCCATTGGATCTGTTGTTGGAAGAGTACCGTAGCCAGGCCTGCCGAGATCCTGATGAGTTCCAGGCAATGAGTTCTGGAGAGTACCTGAACTGGGTTGACGACATGTTGGGCAGTCCATTACTGGTCAAGCAGCGGGCCGATAGGTTCGACAGGCAACTGGCGGCCACGCTTGAAGCAACCGAGCGGGAGTTCCTTACCGAAATATCCAAGCAGGCCTCACTAGAGCAGGCGTGTAAAGATCGTAGTTTGATCGCGAGTCTGGAAATTTGGTTAGTCGAAAACCCTAAGGGTAAGGTGGTTGTTTTCTGCGGTGACGAAGTCGTCGCGGATCATGTTGCCGCTACGCTCGGTGACTCTCTGGCTGTAGGTATAGTGCGCAATAATTCCGACCGCGACTCGGAGTTCTTGCAGTCGGGCAGTTTTGTGCGGGTATTGGTTTGCGATCAAGGTGGTGAAGATGGTCTTAACCTGCATGGAGGGCAGAAACTCGCCGTGCATTACAGTCTTCCGAGATCGTTCAGTCGCGTTGAACAACGTCTGGGACGATTGAACCGTTACAGCGCAAATTTGCGTGGCATCAGGCCTGTGAAAAGCTTGGTTCTGATGTCTGACCATGATGGTTTGCTCCGACGGTGGCTAGATCTGCTTGACACATCGGTAGGTGTGTTTAATCAGACAGTGGCAAGCTTGCAGTACGTACTGGAGGAGCACCTCGAAAAGACTTGGCAGACAGTCGCGCGATCTGGCGATGAAGAGTTGCTTGTCTGCGCTAAGCAGCTGAGCGGCGAGGGCGGCCTGCTGGATCGCGAGCGCCGTCGGGTGAAAGTACAAGAAGAATTGCTTGCATTGGACGAGGATGTCGCCAAGGCAAGGGACTTCGCCGAAAAAATTTCCGAGGCGGACGAAATAGCCGAGGAGCAGATTGGCCGCATGTGTGCCTGGATGACGCGCGGCTTGAACTTCAGGCTAGAGGGGGATCTGCAGCAGCAATTTAGGTTGGGCTTCGGCCTTGACCCCGCTGAGCCTGGCGGTCGCACCCTGGTGGACGTGAAGACCTTTATCGAAGGTTGCATCACGGGTATTGATCCGGAAAGTGGTAACCCGCCATACACCGCCTCCATGAGTTTCTCGCGGCAGCAGGCTTCAGTTCAATCGGGCGTGTATCCCTTCCGTTACGGCCAGCCGTTCGTGGATTCCATATATGAACTGGCCGTTGGTGATTCGCGGGGGGCAACCTGCGCATTCTTGCGAATTCTTAATAGCAGTGCCCTGCAAGCGCCAAAGATTTTCTTTCATTTCAAGTGGTTGGTAACCGCTGCCCGGCCGGATTGCACGCATCAGGAACAAGTTATCGCCGATGAGTTACTGGCACCTGCGGTACATGGACACTGGCTCGCTGAAGACGGCAGCCTGGTAAAAGCCGAAAGCACATTGAAATCCCTGGAATGGCCTTACAAGAAGCCCACGGGCGCCATCTTCCAGGATATCAATCTGCGCCATGATGTCTGGTCCGAGTTGGAGTTTCTCTTACCTGCGGGTGAATGGAAACGCATGGTGCTGAGTATCACTGAGTTGAGCCGAAAGAGGATCGTAGAGGAGATAGGCGCTCTGCGAGGTTCCGTCCTTGAGTCGCACGTACACCTTATGGCGGTACACGCCCAGATCCTGTGTTCGAAAGATCTGTGGAGGAATGAATGA